The Bacillota bacterium genome contains the following window.
GGTCGGCGGACCGCCGCATGTCACCACGAGGTTGTTGTACCTGCCGCCCGCGCCGATGGCGCTCTGGGCGCCGATTCCGGGCAACAGCACCTCGAAGGAGGTGCCGGTGTAGTAATCAAGACCGCGCACCAGACGCGGGTTTACGACGTAGGCGATGCCGAGAACGTCAAGCTCCTCGCGGACCCCCGCAAAATGCGCACGACAGCCGGGGCATAGGAAATCCAGAGGAACCGGCGCCTGCTTCGCAAGCTCTCCGCACCCTTCTTCCTTACAATCGAGCAGGCGCAAAGGATTGCGTTCCACACGCTCCTTGCAGTCCCTGCAAAGCTTCTCCATTACTGTCTTAAAATACTCCCTGAGCGCGGCGACCAACTCTTGACGACACTTCGGACAACCGACGCTGTTGATTTCCAGTAAAAGGTCTTTAAGCCCTATTCTTTTAAAAAAATCTGTTAGAAGGGCGATAACCTCCGCGTCAACGGCGGGTTCGTCGGAGCCGAAGACCTCCACGCCGAACTGGTGAAACTGCCGAAAACGACCCGCCTGCGGCCTGTCGTACCGGAACATCGGGCCGGTGTAATACAACTTAACCGGCTGCGGCCGGTTGAAGAGACTGTTTTCGATAAAAGACCGTACAACCGCCGCCGTCCCTTCCGGTCTAAGTGAAAGACTCCTCCCGCGCCGGTCCGTGAAGGTATACATCTCCTTGGCGACAATATCGGTTTCCTCTCCCACCCCGCGCTGAAAGAGTTCGGTAAACTCGAAGACAGGCGTCCTTATTTCCTGATAACCATAAATCCGGGTTATTTCGCGTACTATGCTCTCAAGCCGCTGCCAGCGTTCCACCTCACCGGGCAGAATATCCGCTACACCCCGGGGTTTTTTAATCGGCATACTCAAGACCTCCGAATAAACCGTCGCCCGCTGCTTCAAAAAAAACAATGACCCTTTTTCAGTACGGGCCAGGGTCATTACCGCTCTATTGTTTACGCCCGTAATTATCCAGCGTTATTTTACCACAGGCCGTCAAACGGCGCAATAAAAGGCGCCTTTCAAGCGTTTAACCAAGGGTTCTTTTCCCCGTCGCTAAGACATAAGAATATTACCGGGAGGTGGAATAAAATGTCCCTTAATGTTGACGAGGTCCAAAAGGGCCTAAGCCTGACAGCTATCGGGTGCGGCACGCTGGTCGGCGCCTTGACGTCGTTTTGCGCTACCATCATAGTGGCATGCCTTTTCTACTTCACTAGTGTCTCTGAAGGCCTGTTTCCCTTCATCGTTTCATTTATTCTCTTTCTAAGCGGGGCGCTCGGCGGTTGTCTCGCTACAAAACATGCAGGCGGGAAAGCGCTGGTACACGGAACCGCCGTGGGGGTATCCCTTTTTATGATCCTCTGGCTTGCCGCGGTCACCGTTTTGCCCGGCCCCGTCACAACCGGCATGCTTTTGCAGAAGTTTATCCTTCTGTCCGCCGGTGGCGCTACCGGTGGTTTTATCGGCGTAGTACTAGGGCTGTAACATTACGCGTCACGAGCCGCGTGTCATTAGTTTCGGGTTTAAGGTCCCCGGTCCTCAGTCATCAGTCGAAAGTCTGAGTCCGTATACAAAAGTCGGGAGTCTCGGGTCGCGCGTCACGAGTCGGGGGATTCAAAAGAAGAAATAGAGTTCCGGAGTCCTATATTCTGAATTCTATATTCTATATTCTGACTACTGTCTACCTTCTACTGACTACTGTTTCAAAGCCGCTGGATTTCATCCGGGTAGTTGGTAAGACGCTCCACGCCGTTATCCGTGAGCAGGACCGTATTTTCAATTCCCACGGCCCCTACACCGGGGAAAACGAATTTCGGCTCAAGGGCAAAAACCATTCCGGCAGCAAGAGGT
Protein-coding sequences here:
- a CDS encoding TIGR04086 family membrane protein, with amino-acid sequence MSLNVDEVQKGLSLTAIGCGTLVGALTSFCATIIVACLFYFTSVSEGLFPFIVSFILFLSGALGGCLATKHAGGKALVHGTAVGVSLFMILWLAAVTVLPGPVTTGMLLQKFILLSAGGATGGFIGVVLGL
- the hisS gene encoding histidine--tRNA ligase, which encodes MPIKKPRGVADILPGEVERWQRLESIVREITRIYGYQEIRTPVFEFTELFQRGVGEETDIVAKEMYTFTDRRGRSLSLRPEGTAAVVRSFIENSLFNRPQPVKLYYTGPMFRYDRPQAGRFRQFHQFGVEVFGSDEPAVDAEVIALLTDFFKRIGLKDLLLEINSVGCPKCRQELVAALREYFKTVMEKLCRDCKERVERNPLRLLDCKEEGCGELAKQAPVPLDFLCPGCRAHFAGVREELDVLGIAYVVNPRLVRGLDYYTGTSFEVLLPGIGAQSAIGAGGRYNNLVVTCGGPPTPGVGFAVGIERTLLALDQQGLTLREAEPPGVFVATAGEGAERMVAGIIQNLRDAGFPADREYARRSLKTQLKQANRRGSKWVVIAGEEELNRGKLALRDMDTGEQVEIDVKDLVSWLKQHDAGQTTGSKNSF